One part of the Calypte anna isolate BGI_N300 chromosome 14, bCalAnn1_v1.p, whole genome shotgun sequence genome encodes these proteins:
- the EEF2KMT gene encoding protein-lysine N-methyltransferase EEF2KMT isoform X1, with protein sequence MGEPLGLGDRFQRRFLAARQLRSFPWEELEQKLRSSADPSLPVEILHKIWDPATPWPIPLLRFLLGTAPGTCRAPCPPTVLHPLSIRYPPPTKYRRCFLRELIKKHEATTAEPLDDLYEALAGILNEEESTQGYKSYLLPTGAWVTLAESVAIISGGTTGLVTWEAALHLAEWAMENVAVFSQRTVLELGSGIGFTGIAICKTCSPKTYIFSDCHPCVLQQLRENIHLNGFVLEPETSPRTPTQPQGLEAQTANSQQPEIIVAELDWGSVTEKQVLDLHPDVVLAADVVYDPEITSALIGVLQKLRVSRGARKPPEVYIASTLRNPDTFLLFQAELDKVGIRWQIIPDHSNTVFPCDVQPNVNILQLFIEPASMT encoded by the exons ctgggag GAGCTGGAACAGAAGCTGCGGAGCTCGGCGGATCCCTCGCTCCCGGTGGAAATTCTGCACAAG ATCTGGGACCCAGCCACCCCCTGGCCCATCCCCCTGCTCCGGTTTCTGCTCGGTACCGCTCCTGGGACCTGCAGAGCCCCTTGTCCCCCG ACCGTTCTCCATCCTCTGAGCATCCGATATCCCCCTCCCACCAAGTACAGAAGATGCTTCCTAAGAGAACTCATCAAAAAG CACGAAGCCACCACAGCAGAACCCCTGGATGACCTGTACGAGGCACTGGCAggtattttaaatgaagaagaatCGACTCAGGGCTACAAAAGCTACTTACTG CCCACAGGAGCATGGGTGACCCTTGCTGAGAGCGTGGCCATCATCTCTGGGGGCACCACAGGGCTGGTGACCTGGGAAGCAGCACTGCACCTGGCAGAGTGGGCAATGGAGAACGTGGCCGTGTTCAGCCAGAG GACAGTCTTGGAATTGGGCAGTGGAATTGGTTTCACTGGAATTGCAATCTGTAAAACCTGCAGTCCCAAGACCTATATATTCAGTGACTGCCACCCCTGTGTTCTCCAACAGCTGAGAGAAAACATTCACTTGAATGGCTTTGTCTTGGAGCCTGAAACTTCTCCTCGTACCCCAACACAGCCCCAGGGCCTGGAGGCACAAACAGCAAACTCCCAACAGCCAGAAATAATTGTTGCAGAACTTGACTGGGGCTCAGTGACAGAAAAACAAGTGCTGGATCTTCACCCTGATGTTGTCCTTGCAGCAG ACGTGGTGTATGATCCAGAGATCACTTCAGCCCTTATTGGTGTGCTACAAAAACTCAGGGTTTCCAGAGGAGCCAGGAAACCTCCTGAGGTCTACATTGCTTCCACCCTTCGTAACCCAGAcacctttctcctcttccaggcTGAGCTCG ATAAAGTTGGGATCAGATGGCAGATTATCCCAGACCACAGCAACACTGTTTTTCCTTGTGATGTGCAGCCAAATGTAAATATTCTACAACTATTTATAGAGCCAGCAAGTATGACATAA
- the EEF2KMT gene encoding protein-lysine N-methyltransferase EEF2KMT isoform X3 has product MGEPLGLGDRFQRRFLAARQLRSFPWEELEQKLRSSADPSLPVEILHKIWDPATPWPIPLLRFLLGTAPGTCRAPCPPTVLHPLSIRYPPPTKYRRCFLRELIKKHEATTAEPLDDLYEALAGILNEEESTQGYKSYLLPTGAWVTLAESVAIISGGTTGLVTWEAALHLAEWAMENVAVFSQRTVLELGSGIGFTGIAICKTCSPKTYIFSDCHPCVLQQLRENIHLNGFVLEPETSPRTPTQPQGLEAQTANSQQPEIIVAELDWGSVTEKQVLDLHPDVVLAADKVGIRWQIIPDHSNTVFPCDVQPNVNILQLFIEPASMT; this is encoded by the exons ctgggag GAGCTGGAACAGAAGCTGCGGAGCTCGGCGGATCCCTCGCTCCCGGTGGAAATTCTGCACAAG ATCTGGGACCCAGCCACCCCCTGGCCCATCCCCCTGCTCCGGTTTCTGCTCGGTACCGCTCCTGGGACCTGCAGAGCCCCTTGTCCCCCG ACCGTTCTCCATCCTCTGAGCATCCGATATCCCCCTCCCACCAAGTACAGAAGATGCTTCCTAAGAGAACTCATCAAAAAG CACGAAGCCACCACAGCAGAACCCCTGGATGACCTGTACGAGGCACTGGCAggtattttaaatgaagaagaatCGACTCAGGGCTACAAAAGCTACTTACTG CCCACAGGAGCATGGGTGACCCTTGCTGAGAGCGTGGCCATCATCTCTGGGGGCACCACAGGGCTGGTGACCTGGGAAGCAGCACTGCACCTGGCAGAGTGGGCAATGGAGAACGTGGCCGTGTTCAGCCAGAG GACAGTCTTGGAATTGGGCAGTGGAATTGGTTTCACTGGAATTGCAATCTGTAAAACCTGCAGTCCCAAGACCTATATATTCAGTGACTGCCACCCCTGTGTTCTCCAACAGCTGAGAGAAAACATTCACTTGAATGGCTTTGTCTTGGAGCCTGAAACTTCTCCTCGTACCCCAACACAGCCCCAGGGCCTGGAGGCACAAACAGCAAACTCCCAACAGCCAGAAATAATTGTTGCAGAACTTGACTGGGGCTCAGTGACAGAAAAACAAGTGCTGGATCTTCACCCTGATGTTGTCCTTGCAGCAG ATAAAGTTGGGATCAGATGGCAGATTATCCCAGACCACAGCAACACTGTTTTTCCTTGTGATGTGCAGCCAAATGTAAATATTCTACAACTATTTATAGAGCCAGCAAGTATGACATAA
- the EEF2KMT gene encoding protein-lysine N-methyltransferase EEF2KMT isoform X2 encodes MGEPLGLGDRFQRRFLAARQLRSFPWEELEQKLRSSADPSLPVEILHKTVLHPLSIRYPPPTKYRRCFLRELIKKHEATTAEPLDDLYEALAGILNEEESTQGYKSYLLPTGAWVTLAESVAIISGGTTGLVTWEAALHLAEWAMENVAVFSQRTVLELGSGIGFTGIAICKTCSPKTYIFSDCHPCVLQQLRENIHLNGFVLEPETSPRTPTQPQGLEAQTANSQQPEIIVAELDWGSVTEKQVLDLHPDVVLAADVVYDPEITSALIGVLQKLRVSRGARKPPEVYIASTLRNPDTFLLFQAELDKVGIRWQIIPDHSNTVFPCDVQPNVNILQLFIEPASMT; translated from the exons ctgggag GAGCTGGAACAGAAGCTGCGGAGCTCGGCGGATCCCTCGCTCCCGGTGGAAATTCTGCACAAG ACCGTTCTCCATCCTCTGAGCATCCGATATCCCCCTCCCACCAAGTACAGAAGATGCTTCCTAAGAGAACTCATCAAAAAG CACGAAGCCACCACAGCAGAACCCCTGGATGACCTGTACGAGGCACTGGCAggtattttaaatgaagaagaatCGACTCAGGGCTACAAAAGCTACTTACTG CCCACAGGAGCATGGGTGACCCTTGCTGAGAGCGTGGCCATCATCTCTGGGGGCACCACAGGGCTGGTGACCTGGGAAGCAGCACTGCACCTGGCAGAGTGGGCAATGGAGAACGTGGCCGTGTTCAGCCAGAG GACAGTCTTGGAATTGGGCAGTGGAATTGGTTTCACTGGAATTGCAATCTGTAAAACCTGCAGTCCCAAGACCTATATATTCAGTGACTGCCACCCCTGTGTTCTCCAACAGCTGAGAGAAAACATTCACTTGAATGGCTTTGTCTTGGAGCCTGAAACTTCTCCTCGTACCCCAACACAGCCCCAGGGCCTGGAGGCACAAACAGCAAACTCCCAACAGCCAGAAATAATTGTTGCAGAACTTGACTGGGGCTCAGTGACAGAAAAACAAGTGCTGGATCTTCACCCTGATGTTGTCCTTGCAGCAG ACGTGGTGTATGATCCAGAGATCACTTCAGCCCTTATTGGTGTGCTACAAAAACTCAGGGTTTCCAGAGGAGCCAGGAAACCTCCTGAGGTCTACATTGCTTCCACCCTTCGTAACCCAGAcacctttctcctcttccaggcTGAGCTCG ATAAAGTTGGGATCAGATGGCAGATTATCCCAGACCACAGCAACACTGTTTTTCCTTGTGATGTGCAGCCAAATGTAAATATTCTACAACTATTTATAGAGCCAGCAAGTATGACATAA